CCTCCGGCAGTCATCGTATAGGTGTAGTCGGGGGGAGCATTCTCCCTAGCAAAACCCAGCTCGTCGGTAGAGGTAGCAAAGCGAGAATGTTCTACAAAAAATGCCTGCTGGGCTCGGTTGATCGTGCCGACGTATTTCAGCGCTCTGGCCTGTTTAGAGCGGGCCGCTTGATTGAGAAAGCTAGGAAGGGCTACAGTTGCCAATACCCCCAGGATCACGACCACAACCATTAGCTCAATCAGGGTAAACCCTCGCTCCCTCTGAACAGAGCTAGAGGATGGGCGACGGGCAAACTTGTAACGGATAAGAGCAACCATAGCAACGAAAATCAGGATAGAAATTGCCATACCGTCTACGCAATTTCTCGGAGAAAACCGGGAGTCTTTGCCGAGTTTCATCTGACCTTTAAGTCGGCTGCGGGCCGCTGCGAAGCGAAACCCAAAGACAGAAATTATGCTTTGATGAGTCCTTCAACCACTAACAAACGCTTAGCTCTGCCAAAACCGTCTAAACTGTCTGACTATAGCTGTTGAAGTTGAGCGATTTGGACACTCTTTCCTCTACCGGCCCAAGCCCCAATTGCCTGCGCGTGTTTATGACGGGGGCCAGCGGTTGCATTGGCCACTATATTTTGGAGCTGCTGCTGGAGAGCGATCGCTACGAGCTATTTTTGCTGCTGCGCCACCCCGAGAAGCTACAGCTGCCGGTGCAGGGCAACCCCAGGGTGCACATTCTCCAGGGTGGCCTCGAAAATATTGAGCCTTTTGCCGACCTGCTGCCCACGATCGACATCGCCATTTTGACTGCTGCGGCTTGGGGCGGCGACCCGGCCTATGTAGAAGCCATCAACGTTGAGGCCAACCTGGGGCTACTGGCCCGCCTCGATCGCGATCGCTGTCAGCAGGTAATCTATTTTTCCACCGCCAGCATTCTGAGCCAGCGCAGCGAACCCCTCCCCGAAGCTGGGGAAATTGGCACCGACTACATTCGCACTAAGTACGAGTGTCACCACCGTCTGAGCGAGCTGCCGGTCTACAACAAAATTACGACGGTGTTTCCTACTCTGGTGTTTGGCGGCGACAAAGAAAAGCCCTACTCCTTTATTTCGGCTGGGCTTCAGGATGTCACCCGCTGGATAGGCCTGGCGCGCTTTTTTCGGGCCGATGCTGGGTTTCACTTTGCCCACGCTCAAGACATTGCTACGGTGGTCAACTATCTCGTCGAGCATCCCTCCACCCAGGGCTACCGTGAGTACGTGTTAGGCAACCCACCCCTGACGGTGAACCAGGCCGTCGAGCAAATCTGCGACTACTTTGGCCAACGCATCTGGTTTCGCATTCCCCTCTCAATGTGGCTGACCGATGTGCTGATTAAGCTATTTCGGGTGCAGATGGCTCCCTGGGACTATTTTTGTCTGCACTACCGCCACTTTGTCTACGCTGGAGCCGTCAGCCCAGCCAGCTTTGGCATGGAGCCCTACTGCTCGACCTTGGCCGATCTAATGCGGGTGCATGGTCTGCCTGGAGTGAAGCGGCGGAAGAAGATTAGGGGGTAAGGGAGATAGGGAAGATGAGGCAGGTGGGGAAGATGGGGCAGTTGGCAAACTGAGTTTTCTTTTCCCTCATCTTCCTCATCCCGCCATCCCCTCACCTTCCTCATCTCTCTACCGCTCTACTTCACCACAAACTGATAAGGCATCAGCATATAGACGCCACGAGGATCGTTGAGGGCGCGCAGAATTTGAGCATCGTCAACGAACTGGAGCACCTGAGCCGTCAGCGGGTCATGGGTCTGGGCCTGGGCAACTTCAGTGCTGAAAAAGCCGCGCAAGAATTGCTGCAACTCGCTGGGTTCAGGATACTCTTGCAGACGCCAATCATCGCCCAGCTCGGCCAGCTCAACGGCAGTGGCGATCGCCGCATTCACTCCCCCCAGTTCGTCTACCAAGCCTAGATCGAGTGCTGCCTGGCCTGACCACACCTGCCCTTGGGCCAGCTCGGCCACCGCTGGTCGCGTCAGGTCGCGGCCTTCTGCCACCCGGTCGAGAAAGCTGTCGTAGATGGCATCAACAGAGCGCTGCAAAATCGCCAGTTCGGCTGCCGTTTTAGGTCGGGTG
The sequence above is a segment of the Leptolyngbya subtilissima AS-A7 genome. Coding sequences within it:
- a CDS encoding type IV pilin protein — translated: MVALIRYKFARRPSSSSVQRERGFTLIELMVVVVILGVLATVALPSFLNQAARSKQARALKYVGTINRAQQAFFVEHSRFATSTDELGFARENAPPDYTYTMTAGGTGLEITSTQAIPINPALRGYAGLVFATVDSSGLARLGTAICQGSTAGVPAPTPITVAGQVQIANCTLR
- a CDS encoding NAD-dependent epimerase/dehydratase family protein, with the translated sequence MDTLSSTGPSPNCLRVFMTGASGCIGHYILELLLESDRYELFLLLRHPEKLQLPVQGNPRVHILQGGLENIEPFADLLPTIDIAILTAAAWGGDPAYVEAINVEANLGLLARLDRDRCQQVIYFSTASILSQRSEPLPEAGEIGTDYIRTKYECHHRLSELPVYNKITTVFPTLVFGGDKEKPYSFISAGLQDVTRWIGLARFFRADAGFHFAHAQDIATVVNYLVEHPSTQGYREYVLGNPPLTVNQAVEQICDYFGQRIWFRIPLSMWLTDVLIKLFRVQMAPWDYFCLHYRHFVYAGAVSPASFGMEPYCSTLADLMRVHGLPGVKRRKKIRG